In Paeniglutamicibacter kerguelensis, one genomic interval encodes:
- a CDS encoding TIGR00730 family Rossman fold protein encodes MSRQNSQAKNFASLPDPARRKGSVILRRAQADIPQSDRYLLDSRENQDFTHTDPWRVLRIQSEFVEGFGALAGIGPAISVFGSARTKRDSARYAQAEKIGSLIAQAGVAVITGGGPGAMEAANKGACEGGGVSIGLGIELPFETGLNEWVDVGINFRYFFARKTMFVKYSQGFIVLPGGYGTLDELFEAVTLVQTEKVTGFPIVLVGTDYWGPLLEWLRNTVAEEGAISVADLDLIKLTDDVNEAVRIVIESAHANGFTAAD; translated from the coding sequence ATGTCACGCCAGAACTCTCAAGCCAAGAACTTCGCATCATTGCCCGACCCGGCGCGCCGCAAGGGCTCCGTGATATTGCGCCGGGCGCAGGCCGACATCCCGCAGTCGGACCGCTACCTATTGGACTCCCGGGAAAACCAGGACTTCACCCACACCGATCCGTGGCGCGTGCTGCGGATCCAGAGTGAATTCGTCGAGGGGTTCGGGGCGCTTGCAGGCATCGGGCCGGCGATCAGCGTCTTCGGATCGGCGCGCACCAAGCGCGATTCGGCGCGTTATGCGCAGGCGGAAAAGATCGGTTCGCTGATTGCCCAGGCCGGCGTAGCGGTCATCACAGGTGGCGGGCCGGGTGCCATGGAGGCCGCAAACAAGGGTGCCTGCGAGGGCGGCGGCGTTTCCATCGGGCTGGGCATCGAGCTTCCGTTTGAGACGGGCCTGAACGAGTGGGTCGATGTCGGCATCAACTTCCGCTACTTCTTTGCCCGCAAGACCATGTTCGTGAAGTACTCTCAGGGATTCATCGTGTTGCCGGGCGGGTACGGAACGCTCGACGAGCTGTTCGAGGCCGTGACCCTGGTGCAGACCGAGAAGGTCACCGGGTTCCCGATCGTGCTGGTGGGAACCGATTACTGGGGCCCGCTCCTTGAATGGTTGCGAAACACGGTAGCCGAGGAAGGTGCGATCTCCGTTGCCGACCTCGACCTGATCAAGTTGACCGACGATGTCAACGAAGCGGTGCGCATCGTTATTGAATCCGCCCACGCCAATGGGTTTACCGCGGCCGACTGA
- a CDS encoding amino acid ABC transporter ATP-binding protein — translation MVKLTDVNKHYGQLHVLQNINLEVSKGEVVVVLGPSGSGKSTLCRAINRLETIDSGSIEIDGQVLPEEGKMLAKLRADVGMVFQSFNLFAHKSILENVTLGPIKVKNMKKAEANKLALSLLERVGVANQKDKLPAQLSGGQQQRVAIARALAMRPKVMLFDEPTSALDPEMINEVLDTMVGLAKEGMTMIVVTHEMGFARKAADRVIFMADGQIVEQAAPEQFFTNPQSVRAKDFLGKLITH, via the coding sequence ATCGTCAAGCTGACCGATGTCAACAAGCACTATGGCCAGCTGCACGTTCTGCAGAACATCAACCTCGAAGTCTCCAAGGGTGAGGTTGTCGTTGTCTTGGGGCCCTCCGGCTCCGGCAAGTCGACCTTGTGCCGCGCCATCAACCGCCTGGAAACCATCGATTCGGGCAGCATCGAAATCGACGGTCAGGTCTTGCCCGAAGAGGGAAAGATGCTGGCCAAGCTCCGCGCCGATGTCGGCATGGTCTTCCAGTCATTCAATCTCTTCGCCCACAAGTCCATTTTGGAGAATGTGACCCTTGGACCGATCAAGGTCAAGAACATGAAGAAGGCCGAGGCCAACAAGCTGGCCCTCTCCCTGCTCGAGCGCGTGGGCGTTGCCAACCAGAAGGACAAGCTTCCGGCACAGCTGTCAGGCGGCCAGCAGCAGCGCGTCGCCATCGCCCGCGCACTGGCGATGCGCCCGAAGGTGATGCTCTTTGACGAGCCGACCTCCGCACTTGACCCGGAAATGATCAACGAGGTCCTGGACACCATGGTCGGTCTGGCCAAGGAGGGCATGACGATGATCGTTGTCACCCACGAAATGGGCTTTGCACGCAAGGCCGCCGACCGGGTCATCTTCATGGCCGACGGACAAATCGTGGAGCAGGCAGCCCCGGAGCAGTTCTTCACCAACCCGCAGAGTGTCCGCGCCAAGGACTTCCTCGGCAAGCTCATCACCCACTAA
- a CDS encoding O-methyltransferase, producing MNLDVYSSWSYAEAQATEDPVIERARERGRELGVESVSPATANLLTVLAATSKARNVVEIGSGVGVSGTSLLRGLGAHTALTTIDIDVDHLAAAREAFHESGFDSSRFRAIAGRAEAVLPRLTDAAYDMVFIDADKAHMSEYATQAIRLVKVGGMILMHDAFDHHRVAKPAIRQPSTVATRNAIRLLRSDERFTTTLIPSGLGLLVAARTM from the coding sequence CACGGAAGATCCGGTCATCGAGCGGGCCCGCGAACGCGGACGCGAACTCGGGGTCGAGTCGGTGAGCCCCGCCACGGCCAACCTCTTGACGGTGCTGGCAGCCACCTCCAAGGCGCGCAACGTGGTGGAGATCGGTTCGGGCGTGGGCGTCTCAGGAACCAGCCTGCTCCGCGGCCTTGGCGCACACACCGCACTGACCACCATCGACATCGATGTCGACCACTTGGCCGCGGCGCGCGAGGCCTTCCACGAGTCGGGGTTCGATTCTTCCCGCTTCCGCGCCATCGCCGGCCGGGCGGAGGCCGTGCTGCCACGCCTGACCGACGCCGCTTACGACATGGTGTTCATCGATGCCGACAAGGCCCACATGTCCGAGTACGCCACCCAGGCGATCCGCCTGGTCAAGGTCGGCGGGATGATCCTGATGCACGACGCCTTCGACCACCACCGCGTGGCCAAGCCGGCAATCCGCCAGCCCAGCACCGTCGCCACCCGCAATGCCATCCGGTTGCTGCGGAGCGACGAGCGATTCACCACCACGCTGATCCCCTCAGGCTTGGGGCTGTTGGTCGCGGCGCGAACCATGTAG
- a CDS encoding DUF3117 domain-containing protein produces MAAMKPRTGDGPMEVTKEGRSLIMRVPIDGGGRLVVELNADEAAALRDCLVGVTE; encoded by the coding sequence ATGGCTGCGATGAAACCACGTACCGGGGATGGTCCGATGGAGGTCACCAAGGAAGGCCGTAGCCTGATCATGCGCGTACCGATCGACGGTGGCGGGCGACTGGTTGTTGAACTCAATGCCGACGAGGCCGCTGCCTTGCGTGACTGCCTGGTGGGCGTCACCGAGTAA
- a CDS encoding DivIVA domain-containing protein, whose protein sequence is MVYVLLVLAILLLGAAVLMGVGTRRARMYGGGLRYESMRAPIQGLVEPVASLPPVLLPVEPKPADIEAVGFSLALRGYRCDQVDEVLDVLSAEIDRLHQVIAQHGKERVISNTGDYSE, encoded by the coding sequence TTGGTTTACGTTTTATTAGTCTTGGCGATCTTGCTGCTGGGCGCGGCAGTCTTGATGGGCGTCGGAACCCGGCGCGCCCGCATGTATGGAGGCGGGCTGCGATACGAGTCGATGCGGGCTCCGATCCAGGGGCTTGTGGAGCCCGTGGCGTCGCTTCCCCCGGTGTTGCTTCCCGTCGAGCCCAAGCCCGCCGACATCGAGGCGGTGGGTTTCTCCCTGGCTCTGAGGGGGTACCGGTGCGACCAGGTCGACGAGGTCTTGGATGTGCTCTCGGCCGAGATTGACCGGTTGCATCAGGTCATCGCGCAACACGGTAAAGAGCGTGTGATTAGCAACACGGGCGATTATTCGGAATAA